TCGGTCTTCTTGTTCTTGTCGAGGCCGTAGGCGAGGGCCGCCGCCGTGGGCTCGTTGATGATGCGGAGCACGTCGAGACCGGCGATCTTGCCGGCGTCTTTGGTGGCTTGGCGCTGCGCGTCGTTGAAGTACGCGGGCACCGTGATGACGGCTTTGGTGACGCTGTGGCCGAGGTAGTCTTCGGCGGTCTGCTTCATCTTCTGCAGGATCATCGCCGAGATCTCGGGGGGCGTGTAGCGCTTACCACCCACTTCGACGGAGGCCACATCGTTCGGGCCGGCGACGATCTTATAGGGCACGCGCGACTGCTCGGCCTGCGCTTCGGTCGTCCGCTGACCCATGAAGCGCTTGATCGAGAAAATCGTATTCTGCGGGTTCGTGACGGCCTGACGCTTGGCGATCTGGCCAACGAGGCGCTCGCCATCTTTCGTAAAGCCGACGACCGACGGGGTCGTCCGACCGCCCTCGGCGTTCGGGATGACCACGGGATCGCCACCTTCCAGCACGGAGACCACCGAGTTGGTGGTTCCCAGGTCGATGCCGATAACTTTTTCAGCCATTGAGGTCTCGTTGAGGAGTTGCAGCCTGTAGGGACTTCTTCGATACGTACTTTCTGTGTTCCACTGCTGCCCGTATCAGAGGCAAGGGGTGGGCCGCGGTAGGTCTGCCGGACCGGCGCAATTCTGGCGGTACGGGGTGGTTTGAGGGCTGTCGTGGAGGCAGTCTGCCAATTTGACTTGGTCGAGAGCGCCATGTTTCCAATTTCTGACGACAACCCGACGTTGCGGACTCCGGTGATGACCATCGGGCTGCTGGTAATCACCTGGGCCGTCTGGTTCTTCGTCCAGGGGGCGGGGAGTCCGCTGCCGCTGGCGGTCAGTGTGTGCAACCTGGGGATGGTGCCAGGGGAGCTGAGCCGGATGGCGCCCGTGGGGTTCGGCGTACCGCTTGGGCGCTTTGGCGATCAGGCGCTGGCCTGCGTGATCGACGACTACGCGATCAACTGGCTGACGCCGATCACCAGCATCTTCCTGCACGGCGGATGGGGGCACATCATCGGCAACTCGCTCTACCTGTGGGTGTTCGGCAACAACGTCGAAGACAGCATGGGTCGGTGGCGCTTCGTCGCGTTCTACCTGCTGACCGGCGTGGCGGCGGCCATGGCCCACCTGGCGGTCGACCCGTCGTCTCCCGTGCCGACGGTGGGCGCGTCGGGCGCGATCTCGGGGATCATGGGCGCGTACCTCGTGCTCTACCCGCGCGTGAAGGTGCGGACGTTCATTCCGCCCTTCTTTCTACTGCGCTTCCCGGCATGGGCGGTACTCATCCTCTGGTTCGGCAGTCAGGTCCTGGCGGGGCTGCCGGACCTGTCGCCGTTACGCCGAGAGATCTCCGGTGGGGTGGCGGTGTGGGCGCACGTGGGCGGCTTCGTGGTGGGGGCGTTGCTGGCGCGCTGGTTTGAGAACCCCGAGCTCGTACGGCGGAAGGTGGCCGTGAGCGACGCGAAAGTGGTTTGGCGCTGAACCGTTCGGTTCCGGCGCAGTAGGTCTCCGTCGTGTAACGATGGGCATCATACGTGGCGTTCTCGCACCGGTGACGTAATTGTTACGGTGCGCATGGTGACCCGTGGGCAGTCAGACCTCTTTCAGCCATCCGAGCCGTGAAGCTCTTTTCAAAAGACGAAACGTTTTTCGATCATTTCCGGCAGCTTGCCGTTTACATGGGCAGTGCGTCGACGCTGCTGCGCTCATTGTTGGAGAACCCGTCGGACGCCGCGCGCATTGCGGTAGAGATCAAGAAGGTTGAAACGGATGGTGACTCTATCGTCCATCTCATCAACCAGCGCATCGACACCAGCTTCGTCACGCCGCTCGACCGCGAAGACATCCACGTGCTGGCGACGCGCCTGGACAACGTGATCGATCTGATCAATGGCGCGGCCCGCCGCGTGGTGATGTTCCGGGTGACGGCGCCCCGCAGCGGCGGCGTCGAGATGGCTGACATTCTGGTGCGCGCCAGCGCGGAGATTCTGGCGTCGGTCGGCGATGTGACGAAGCGCGCGAAGATGCTGGACCATGGTCGCATCATCAAGCAGCTCGAAGAAGAAGGCGATGTGCTGTATGCGCGATCGGTCGGTGCCCTGTTCGAGCACGAGGAGCCGGCGATCGAAGTATTGAAATGGAAGGAGATCTTCGACGCGCTGGAGCACGCGATCGACGAGTGTGAGGATGTGTCGAACGTGCTCGAAAGTATTGCCCTCAAGAACAGCTGACGATCCGTGGTCTACTTCGTTCTGTTCATCGTGGTGATGGCGCTGGCGTTCGACTATATCAACGGGTTCCACGACTCGGCGAATTCCATCGCCACAATCGTCGGTACTCGCGTGCTGAGCCCCCTTGCCGCGGTCATCTGGGCGGCGTTCTTCAACTTCGCGGCGCTGTTCGTCGCGGGCACTGCGGTGGCGAAGGCGTTCGGTGGCGGCTTCATCGACATGAAGATCGTCGATCCGAACGTGATCCTTGCTGCGCTGCTCGGTGCGATCATCTGGAACCTGATTACGTGGTGGTTCGGCATTCCCTCCAGCTCGTCGCACGCGCTGATCGGCGGGTACGCCGGCGCCGCGGTCTCCAAGGCCGGATTCGCCGCGCTGTTGTGGGGCCCCAAGTGGATCGAGACCCTGTCGGCGATCGTACTGTCGCCGGCGCTGGGCATGCTGATGGGCTTCGGGTTGATGGTGCTCGTGTTCAATGTGTTCCGCCGCGCGACCAACGCAAAAGTCGACAAGTTCTTCCGCGCTGCACAGTTGACCAGCTCTGCCTTGTTGTCGTTGGCGCACGGCAGTAACGATGCGCAGAAGACCATGGGTATCATCGTCGCGTTGTTGGTCGCGTCGAAGGCGACGTTCGCGACGCAAACCGGCTGGCTCCACTTCTTCTATGTAGAGGATCTGAAGACCATCCCGCTGTGGATCGAGTTGGCGGCCTACGCGTGCATCTCGCTCGGCACCTTGTCGGGCGGCTGGCGTATCGTGCACACCATGGGTACGCGCATCACGAAGCTGAAGCCGGTCGGCGGCTTTTGCGCCGAAACCGGCGGAGCGCTCGTCATCCTGATGGCCACCCGGTTGGGGATTCCCGTCAGTACGACGCACACGATCACCGGCGCCATCGTCGGCGTCGGCGCCACGACGCGGCTCTCGGCGGTACGCTGGGGATTGGCCAGCCGCATTGTCTGGGCGTGGGTGATTACGATTCCCGCGGCCGCGACGATGGCCGCGCTTTCCTACCGTCTGCTCGCGGCCATCCATTCTGTCTGATTCGCCACCTGTCCGCCGCGGTACGCCGCGCCGGACCGCAGCCATTCCGTCGTCCACCGCTCTGTCGCTGCCGTACCTGAATCG
This region of Gemmatimonas groenlandica genomic DNA includes:
- a CDS encoding rhomboid family intramembrane serine protease; amino-acid sequence: MFPISDDNPTLRTPVMTIGLLVITWAVWFFVQGAGSPLPLAVSVCNLGMVPGELSRMAPVGFGVPLGRFGDQALACVIDDYAINWLTPITSIFLHGGWGHIIGNSLYLWVFGNNVEDSMGRWRFVAFYLLTGVAAAMAHLAVDPSSPVPTVGASGAISGIMGAYLVLYPRVKVRTFIPPFFLLRFPAWAVLILWFGSQVLAGLPDLSPLRREISGGVAVWAHVGGFVVGALLARWFENPELVRRKVAVSDAKVVWR
- a CDS encoding DUF47 domain-containing protein, yielding MKLFSKDETFFDHFRQLAVYMGSASTLLRSLLENPSDAARIAVEIKKVETDGDSIVHLINQRIDTSFVTPLDREDIHVLATRLDNVIDLINGAARRVVMFRVTAPRSGGVEMADILVRASAEILASVGDVTKRAKMLDHGRIIKQLEEEGDVLYARSVGALFEHEEPAIEVLKWKEIFDALEHAIDECEDVSNVLESIALKNS
- a CDS encoding inorganic phosphate transporter, with amino-acid sequence MVYFVLFIVVMALAFDYINGFHDSANSIATIVGTRVLSPLAAVIWAAFFNFAALFVAGTAVAKAFGGGFIDMKIVDPNVILAALLGAIIWNLITWWFGIPSSSSHALIGGYAGAAVSKAGFAALLWGPKWIETLSAIVLSPALGMLMGFGLMVLVFNVFRRATNAKVDKFFRAAQLTSSALLSLAHGSNDAQKTMGIIVALLVASKATFATQTGWLHFFYVEDLKTIPLWIELAAYACISLGTLSGGWRIVHTMGTRITKLKPVGGFCAETGGALVILMATRLGIPVSTTHTITGAIVGVGATTRLSAVRWGLASRIVWAWVITIPAAATMAALSYRLLAAIHSV